One Sporomusaceae bacterium ACPt DNA window includes the following coding sequences:
- the xdhA_1 gene encoding Putative xanthine dehydrogenase molybdenum-binding subunit XdhA, producing the protein MKYIGKAIAKTDAIAISTGQPVYTEDLAAPNALVVKILHSPHAFARIKSIDTAKARALQGVACILTHKDVPQVRFTLAGQSYPEPSPYDRLILDPVVRYVGDEVAIIAAADERTANAAMKLIKVEYEVFEPVLDFEQAIGHSSVIHAEADLHCNFDIGMDASRNICTSHKIEVGDVEQELKNCDIVLEETYYTQAQAHAMMETYRAFSYLDHTGRLVVMSSTQIPFHVRRQLARALGLPASKIRVIKPRIGGGFGGKQTGAVEVFAALVTLRTGQPARIIYDRTETFSATTSRHAMRIKVRLGADKDGFIRALDIEGLADTGAYGEHAPTVFAVCGDKTLPLYNKTRAVRYHGHAVYTNKMPAGALRGYGATQGTFALESTVNKLAEKLSMDPAELRLKNLIKEGETCLVYNGKILGSSALDRCIEQGKKLIGWNEKYPRRELANGKVRAVGMAVTMQGSGIAGIDTASAEIRLNDDGNYTLLIGSTDMGTGSDTVLAQVAAEVLETSLDHIIVHAADTDISPYDPGSYASSTAYVTGMAVAQACEDLRRQIISHAAKFLQAAPEQVEFNGEIISAVDSGKSISLAKLAELMVLGAGNRQLVGTATYGSPVSPPPFIAGFAEVEADPETGKIDLINYVAVVDCGTVLNANLARIQVEGGIAQGIGMAMFEDVRYDERGRMQTNNFMQYKIPCRQDVGNITVAFEASYEPTGPFGAKSIGEVVINTPPPAIAHAVYNAVGVSITSLPITPEKVFMAKQSLKKTQ; encoded by the coding sequence ATGAAATATATAGGTAAGGCAATTGCCAAAACTGACGCTATCGCTATCAGTACCGGCCAGCCGGTATATACCGAAGACCTGGCTGCGCCCAACGCGCTGGTGGTAAAAATCCTGCACAGCCCGCACGCCTTTGCCCGGATTAAGTCGATTGATACGGCCAAAGCCCGGGCTCTTCAGGGTGTGGCATGTATTCTTACCCATAAAGATGTGCCGCAAGTCCGGTTTACCCTTGCCGGGCAGTCTTATCCTGAACCGTCGCCGTATGACCGGCTGATTCTCGATCCGGTAGTCAGGTATGTCGGCGATGAAGTGGCGATTATTGCTGCCGCTGATGAGCGAACAGCCAACGCTGCCATGAAACTCATCAAGGTGGAGTACGAGGTGTTTGAGCCGGTGCTTGATTTTGAACAAGCCATTGGCCATTCGTCAGTCATTCACGCTGAAGCTGACCTGCACTGCAATTTCGACATTGGCATGGATGCCTCCAGAAACATCTGCACTTCCCACAAGATCGAAGTCGGCGATGTTGAACAGGAATTAAAAAACTGCGATATTGTCCTTGAGGAAACTTATTATACCCAGGCGCAGGCCCATGCCATGATGGAAACCTACCGGGCGTTCAGCTACCTTGACCATACCGGCCGGCTGGTTGTCATGAGTTCAACGCAAATTCCGTTCCACGTCCGGCGGCAACTGGCTCGGGCGCTGGGACTGCCGGCCAGTAAAATCCGGGTTATTAAGCCGCGTATTGGCGGCGGTTTCGGCGGCAAACAGACCGGCGCTGTTGAAGTGTTCGCCGCCCTTGTAACGCTCAGGACAGGGCAACCGGCCCGGATTATCTATGACCGCACTGAAACGTTCAGTGCGACCACCAGTCGTCATGCTATGCGTATTAAAGTCCGGTTAGGGGCTGACAAAGATGGTTTTATCAGGGCTCTTGACATCGAAGGCCTGGCCGACACGGGCGCGTATGGTGAACATGCACCTACCGTTTTCGCCGTATGCGGTGATAAAACGCTGCCATTATATAACAAAACCCGGGCTGTCAGGTATCACGGTCATGCCGTATATACCAATAAAATGCCGGCAGGTGCGTTGCGCGGCTATGGCGCTACCCAGGGTACGTTTGCCCTTGAATCAACTGTCAACAAGCTGGCCGAAAAACTTAGCATGGACCCGGCGGAGCTGAGACTTAAAAACTTAATCAAAGAAGGCGAAACCTGCCTTGTTTATAATGGCAAAATTCTTGGCAGTTCAGCGCTTGACCGCTGTATTGAACAGGGCAAAAAATTGATCGGCTGGAACGAAAAGTATCCCCGGCGGGAACTGGCGAACGGTAAAGTGCGGGCTGTGGGTATGGCAGTTACCATGCAGGGCTCGGGTATTGCCGGTATTGACACAGCTTCGGCGGAAATCCGCCTCAACGATGATGGCAACTACACGCTGCTGATCGGTTCAACCGACATGGGGACAGGCAGTGACACCGTCCTGGCCCAGGTGGCGGCAGAAGTATTGGAGACCTCCCTGGATCATATTATTGTTCATGCCGCCGATACCGATATTTCGCCCTATGATCCTGGTTCTTACGCGTCAAGTACGGCTTATGTCACCGGTATGGCTGTCGCTCAGGCCTGTGAGGATTTACGCCGGCAAATTATCAGCCATGCCGCCAAATTTTTACAAGCCGCTCCCGAACAAGTTGAATTTAACGGTGAGATCATCTCGGCGGTTGACAGTGGTAAGTCGATTAGTCTGGCCAAACTGGCTGAACTCATGGTACTCGGCGCCGGCAACAGGCAGCTTGTCGGCACTGCCACTTACGGCTCCCCGGTATCGCCGCCGCCGTTTATTGCCGGCTTTGCCGAGGTTGAAGCCGACCCCGAAACCGGCAAAATTGACCTTATTAATTATGTAGCTGTTGTTGACTGCGGTACCGTGCTTAATGCCAATCTGGCGCGTATTCAGGTAGAAGGCGGCATAGCCCAAGGGATTGGCATGGCTATGTTCGAAGATGTCCGCTATGATGAACGGGGCCGTATGCAGACCAACAACTTTATGCAGTATAAAATTCCCTGCCGGCAAGATGTCGGCAACATTACCGTAGCGTTTGAAGCCAGCTATGAACCGACCGGCCCGTTTGGCGCCAAATCGATTGGCGAGGTGGTTATCAACACGCCGCCGCCGGCAATTGCCCATGCCGTGTACAACGCTGTCGGCGTTAGCATCACAAGTTTGCCGATAACGCCCGAAAAAGTTTTCATGGCAAAGCAAAGCCTGAAAAAAACGCAATAA
- the coxS gene encoding Carbon monoxide dehydrogenase small chain, whose protein sequence is MQIKVIINNRPVTLDVKPDDFLVDTLRKQGLYSVRRGCDTACCGLCTVWLDGRPTLSCSTLSFRAHGKTVTTIEGVRTEAEEFARFMAAEGADQCGYCSPGFIMTVLAMKNELSNPTDADINHYLTGNLCRCTGYQGQLRAVKKYLGVGS, encoded by the coding sequence GTGCAAATAAAAGTCATAATTAATAACCGGCCGGTTACCCTTGATGTTAAGCCTGATGACTTTTTGGTGGATACCTTGCGAAAACAAGGATTGTACAGTGTCAGGAGAGGCTGTGATACAGCATGCTGCGGCCTGTGCACTGTGTGGCTTGACGGCCGGCCGACCTTATCCTGTTCGACATTATCGTTCCGGGCTCATGGCAAAACGGTAACCACCATTGAAGGGGTGCGTACCGAGGCTGAAGAATTTGCCCGGTTTATGGCCGCCGAGGGCGCTGACCAGTGCGGCTATTGCAGCCCTGGTTTTATCATGACGGTGCTGGCCATGAAAAATGAACTTTCCAATCCTACCGACGCTGACATCAACCACTACTTGACAGGCAACTTGTGCCGGTGCACCGGCTATCAGGGGCAGCTCCGGGCAGTCAAGAAGTATCTGGGGGTAGGGTCTTAA
- the pucB gene encoding Purine catabolism protein PucB, translating into MNPKIGAVILAAGTASRMGRQKLLLPLSGKPLLAHVLNVVHGMSWADCVAVIGEPQDELAQLCGQYNIRTVYNAARHSGQASSIVLAMNSLSNRLDGVIFFLGDQPLISPALILALTGRYRQAASNKAIIVPCRQGRRYSPVLFGSHWRPGLAALAGDTGGRQIIKENPGRVISVDWPDPRPFYDADTWDDYLMLQHCLSARHSSMPLPLRPENIGKSRGDDFVF; encoded by the coding sequence ATGAATCCTAAAATCGGCGCGGTAATTCTGGCAGCCGGGACAGCCAGCCGCATGGGCCGGCAGAAACTGCTGCTGCCTTTATCCGGCAAGCCGCTGCTGGCACATGTACTTAATGTTGTGCACGGCATGTCGTGGGCCGATTGTGTTGCCGTGATTGGCGAGCCCCAGGACGAACTGGCACAATTATGCGGTCAATATAATATTCGCACCGTCTATAATGCGGCGCGGCACAGCGGGCAGGCGTCATCCATCGTTTTGGCCATGAACAGTTTATCGAACCGGTTAGATGGTGTTATATTTTTTTTAGGCGATCAGCCATTGATATCGCCGGCACTCATCTTGGCGCTTACCGGCAGGTACCGGCAGGCGGCAAGCAACAAGGCAATTATTGTGCCCTGCCGCCAGGGACGGCGGTACAGTCCGGTGCTGTTCGGCAGCCACTGGCGGCCCGGTTTGGCCGCCTTGGCCGGTGATACCGGCGGGCGGCAAATCATCAAGGAAAATCCCGGGAGAGTGATCAGTGTCGATTGGCCTGATCCGCGACCGTTTTACGATGCCGACACCTGGGACGACTATTTAATGTTGCAACATTGTTTGTCCGCTCGGCATTCCTCAATGCCGTTGCCGCTCAGGCCAGAAAATATAGGGAAAAGTAGAGGCGATGATTTTGTATTTTGA
- the putP gene encoding Sodium/proline symporter: MIESNTGLLAAFVIYLLAMMGIGVYYWRKEQNMSDYILGGRQLGAWVTSMSAEASDMSGWMLMGLPGYAYTAGLEAGWIALGLILGTWVNWAFIATRLRQYTQIANDSLTMPDYFQNRFRDTSQILRIISAIFILIFFLIYTSSGFVAGGKLFHAVFGLPYVAAMVLGAFVVVSYTFMGGFLAVCWTDFVQGVMMFFAILAVPITAAFLMGGPAATASALATLNAEMFNPLTTTAGKPLSLIAIISLMAWGLGYFGQPHILVRFMAIRSSSEIKQATRIAMTWVVLSLSAAVLVGMVGRVFLQQPLEGSAVETVFLIMTHDIFSSFFAGLILCAVLAAIMSTASSQLLVTSSAVSQDFYKALIRKDAGEKELVWVSRLTVVFVAVIAILIGLDPNNFILDMVAYAWAGFGAAFGPALIMSLFWKRMTRNGALAGIIVGGITVLVWKQLALWGLYEIVPGFILSCIAIYLVSILDTPPSQEILAEFEQVNHSDI, translated from the coding sequence GTGATAGAAAGTAACACCGGACTATTAGCCGCCTTCGTAATTTATCTGTTGGCCATGATGGGCATTGGCGTCTATTATTGGCGCAAAGAACAAAATATGTCTGATTACATATTGGGTGGCCGCCAGTTGGGCGCATGGGTAACCTCCATGAGCGCCGAAGCCTCAGATATGAGCGGCTGGATGCTGATGGGGCTGCCAGGATACGCATATACAGCAGGTTTGGAAGCCGGCTGGATTGCCTTGGGCCTGATTCTGGGAACATGGGTAAACTGGGCGTTTATCGCCACACGGCTGAGACAGTATACCCAGATTGCCAATGACTCGCTGACCATGCCTGATTATTTTCAAAACCGGTTCCGGGACACCTCGCAAATCCTAAGAATTATTTCAGCCATTTTCATCCTTATCTTTTTCCTGATTTATACCTCATCCGGGTTTGTGGCCGGCGGCAAATTGTTTCATGCCGTTTTTGGCTTGCCCTATGTTGCCGCCATGGTGCTGGGCGCGTTTGTCGTAGTCTCTTATACCTTTATGGGTGGCTTCCTGGCCGTGTGCTGGACAGACTTTGTGCAGGGGGTTATGATGTTTTTTGCCATTCTGGCCGTACCCATAACAGCAGCCTTCCTGATGGGCGGCCCTGCCGCTACCGCATCGGCGCTGGCAACCCTCAATGCCGAAATGTTTAACCCGCTCACCACTACTGCCGGCAAACCGCTGTCGCTAATCGCCATTATCTCGCTTATGGCCTGGGGGCTTGGCTACTTCGGCCAACCGCACATTTTAGTACGGTTTATGGCCATCCGCTCATCTTCCGAAATTAAGCAGGCCACCCGAATTGCCATGACCTGGGTAGTGCTGTCACTGTCAGCAGCCGTTCTGGTGGGAATGGTCGGCCGGGTATTTTTACAGCAGCCGCTGGAAGGTTCTGCCGTCGAAACAGTGTTTCTGATCATGACACACGATATTTTCTCCAGCTTTTTTGCCGGATTGATTCTCTGCGCAGTATTAGCAGCCATCATGAGTACAGCCTCGTCTCAGCTCCTGGTAACATCGTCGGCCGTATCCCAGGATTTTTACAAAGCCTTAATCCGCAAAGACGCCGGCGAGAAAGAACTGGTTTGGGTCAGCCGTCTGACAGTTGTTTTTGTTGCAGTCATTGCGATACTGATAGGGCTTGACCCCAACAACTTTATCCTGGATATGGTAGCCTACGCCTGGGCCGGCTTTGGCGCGGCCTTTGGCCCGGCGCTCATCATGTCGCTGTTTTGGAAACGCATGACTCGTAACGGCGCTTTGGCAGGAATTATTGTCGGCGGCATTACAGTACTTGTCTGGAAGCAGTTGGCGCTTTGGGGGCTATACGAAATTGTGCCAGGCTTCATCCTCTCTTGTATTGCAATATATCTTGTAAGTATTCTCGACACCCCGCCTTCCCAGGAAATACTTGCCGAATTTGAACAGGTTAATCATAGCGACATATAG
- the artQ gene encoding Arginine transport system permease protein ArtQ: MDYIIGILPLLLEGTVITLQMFFITIVLSLPLGLLLALARISRFKTLSGAVGVYIWLFRGTPLMLQLLFVYFGLPFVPYIGVRLPDFPAAVLAFVLNYAAYFAEIFRAGVQSIDRGQYEGAKALGMTYVQTMRRIILPQVVKRVLPPVSNETITLVKDTSLIYVLAMNDLLRTTRAIVQRDFNTTPFIVAAVFYLIMTLALTWLFQKLEQRYAVYDE, from the coding sequence ATGGATTATATTATTGGGATTTTGCCTCTGCTGCTGGAAGGCACGGTAATAACGCTGCAGATGTTCTTTATTACTATTGTCCTGTCGTTGCCGCTGGGACTGTTACTGGCTTTGGCCCGCATTTCCCGGTTCAAGACGCTGAGCGGGGCGGTTGGGGTGTATATCTGGTTATTCCGGGGAACGCCGCTCATGTTGCAACTCTTGTTCGTCTATTTCGGCCTGCCGTTTGTACCGTACATCGGGGTGCGGCTGCCTGATTTTCCGGCTGCCGTGCTGGCCTTCGTACTAAACTATGCCGCTTATTTTGCCGAGATTTTCCGCGCCGGTGTCCAATCTATTGACCGCGGTCAGTATGAAGGCGCCAAAGCGCTGGGTATGACTTATGTCCAGACAATGCGCCGCATTATCCTGCCGCAGGTGGTTAAACGGGTACTGCCGCCTGTGAGCAACGAGACCATTACGCTGGTCAAAGACACGTCGCTCATTTATGTGCTGGCCATGAATGATTTGCTCAGGACAACCCGGGCCATTGTGCAGCGGGATTTTAACACTACGCCGTTTATCGTGGCGGCCGTGTTTTATCTGATAATGACGCTGGCGCTGACCTGGCTATTCCAAAAACTCGAACAGCGGTATGCCGTATATGACGAGTAG
- the artM_3 gene encoding Arginine transport ATP-binding protein ArtM has translation MNMIKAIDIHKNFNNLAVLKGISLEINKGEVVAIIGPSGSGKSTFLRCLNRLETIDRGTIQIEGDLLATTGPDGKIHYATEAEARHICRRIGMVFQQFNLFPHLTVLENIIEAPLVVKGVKPDDIVPQAEELLRKVGLAEKRDSYPSRLSGGQKQRVAIARALAMNPDIMLFDEPTSALDPELTGEVLKAMRRLAEEHMTMLVVTHEMAFAREVANRVIFMDNGEIIEQGPPDVFFSSPAHPRTKAFLNRVL, from the coding sequence ATGAACATGATTAAGGCTATTGATATTCATAAGAACTTTAATAATCTGGCAGTGTTAAAAGGTATCTCGCTGGAAATCAACAAAGGGGAAGTAGTAGCCATTATCGGTCCGTCCGGTTCTGGCAAAAGCACCTTTCTCCGCTGCCTCAACCGGTTGGAAACCATTGACCGGGGAACCATCCAGATTGAAGGCGACCTATTGGCTACTACCGGCCCGGACGGAAAAATCCATTACGCCACCGAGGCCGAGGCGCGGCACATTTGCCGCCGGATAGGCATGGTATTTCAACAGTTTAATCTTTTTCCCCATCTCACCGTGCTGGAAAATATCATTGAAGCGCCGCTGGTCGTGAAAGGGGTCAAGCCGGACGATATTGTGCCACAGGCCGAAGAACTGCTGCGTAAGGTGGGACTGGCGGAAAAACGGGACAGCTATCCTTCCCGGCTGTCAGGCGGTCAGAAGCAGCGGGTGGCTATCGCCCGGGCGTTGGCCATGAATCCTGATATAATGCTGTTTGACGAGCCAACTTCGGCGCTTGACCCTGAACTGACAGGCGAAGTGCTCAAAGCAATGCGCCGACTGGCTGAAGAGCATATGACCATGCTGGTAGTGACCCATGAGATGGCGTTTGCGCGGGAAGTAGCCAACCGGGTCATCTTCATGGATAACGGGGAGATTATTGAACAGGGACCGCCTGATGTTTTCTTTAGTTCACCTGCTCATCCCCGGACAAAAGCTTTCTTAAATAGGGTGCTGTAA
- the gltX_2 gene encoding Glutamate--tRNA ligase encodes MQIMRGRFAPSPTGEIHLGNAWTALLSWLQVRSAGGTMVLRIEDLDPDRSRPAYIAGLMSDMKWLGLDWDEGPDVGGRYAPYTQGQRRELYQAALDRLAAAGLVYPCYCTRAELAASAPHAGDNERIYPGTCRQRQGDAARKAARQPALRLAVPPGEIAFTDLHYGPVVQDVSREVGDFIVRRSDGVHAYQLAVVVDDAAMGITHVLRGQDLLSSTPRQLLLYRLLQMNAPAFTHVPLLIDAAGNRLSKRQQGLALAALRAKGVRPEAIIGYLAFKAGLIDVCQPVKAVELISCFDAAKLPQDNVIVDSRLPM; translated from the coding sequence ATGCAAATCATGCGGGGGCGGTTTGCCCCTAGCCCGACGGGAGAAATTCATCTTGGCAACGCCTGGACGGCGTTGCTTTCCTGGTTGCAAGTGCGGTCAGCCGGCGGGACCATGGTGCTCAGAATTGAAGATCTTGACCCTGACCGTTCGCGTCCGGCCTACATCGCGGGGTTGATGTCCGACATGAAGTGGCTGGGCCTGGACTGGGACGAGGGGCCGGATGTCGGCGGTCGGTATGCGCCCTACACTCAGGGACAACGGCGGGAACTATATCAAGCGGCGCTTGACCGCCTGGCGGCAGCCGGGCTGGTTTATCCCTGTTATTGTACGCGGGCTGAATTGGCCGCCTCAGCACCGCACGCGGGTGATAATGAACGTATTTATCCCGGCACTTGCCGTCAGCGACAGGGGGATGCCGCCCGCAAGGCTGCCAGGCAGCCGGCGCTCCGGCTGGCCGTGCCGCCCGGTGAAATAGCATTTACAGACCTGCATTACGGCCCGGTTGTACAGGACGTCAGCCGGGAAGTCGGTGATTTTATTGTGCGCCGTTCGGACGGGGTCCACGCCTATCAACTGGCCGTAGTTGTTGATGACGCCGCCATGGGGATTACTCATGTGCTTAGAGGCCAAGACCTCTTAAGCTCAACACCGCGTCAACTGTTGTTATACCGGTTGCTCCAAATGAACGCCCCGGCTTTTACCCATGTGCCGCTCTTGATTGATGCCGCAGGCAACCGGCTGTCCAAGCGCCAACAAGGCCTGGCGCTTGCCGCCCTCAGGGCTAAGGGCGTACGGCCTGAAGCAATTATCGGCTATCTTGCTTTTAAAGCCGGGCTGATTGATGTATGCCAGCCGGTCAAGGCTGTTGAACTGATCAGTTGCTTTGATGCTGCCAAGTTACCGCAAGATAATGTTATTGTCGACAGTAGGCTCCCAATGTAA
- the uraA_2 gene encoding Uracil permease — protein sequence MRRTIQVEERLPVLETLPLSLQHLFAMFGATVLVPILFKVNPATVLLWNGIGTLLYIFITKGKIPAYLGSSFAFLSPVFLVLPQYGYGAALGGFIAAGLIFTVVALSISAVGTDWIDVVFPPAAMGAIVAVIGLELAPVAADMAGLTAKTPDAKTITVALFTLAVIVFGSIIFRGFLAVIPILIGIIAGYGLALALGMVDLTPVAATPWLALPDFYTPEFNLQAIVLIVPAAFVVIAEHIGHLVVTGNIIGRDLAVSPGLHRSLLGNGLSTLLSGFFGSTPNTTYGENIGVMALTRVYSVWVIGCAAILAIILSFVGKLAAAIQSIPSPVMGGVSLLLFGVIAASGIRMLLEAKVDYSVPRNLILTSVVLIIGVSGAQLTFGSVTLKGMALATMIAMILGLAFKVLDKLGLTRDAGEQQPGKE from the coding sequence GTGAGACGCACGATTCAGGTTGAAGAAAGGCTGCCGGTGCTTGAGACATTACCGCTCAGTCTGCAGCACTTATTTGCCATGTTTGGCGCAACCGTGCTTGTGCCCATCCTGTTTAAGGTAAACCCGGCGACAGTGCTGTTGTGGAATGGTATTGGCACTCTGCTGTACATTTTTATCACTAAAGGAAAAATTCCCGCCTATTTAGGATCAAGTTTTGCCTTTTTATCGCCGGTGTTTTTGGTGCTGCCCCAGTATGGCTACGGCGCCGCGCTTGGCGGGTTTATTGCCGCCGGCCTGATTTTTACTGTTGTAGCCTTAAGCATCAGCGCAGTTGGCACTGACTGGATTGATGTCGTTTTTCCTCCGGCGGCCATGGGAGCCATTGTTGCCGTTATCGGCCTCGAATTGGCGCCTGTGGCGGCTGATATGGCGGGTTTGACAGCCAAAACGCCTGATGCCAAAACCATAACTGTAGCGTTGTTTACCCTTGCCGTCATCGTATTTGGATCCATTATATTCCGGGGTTTTCTCGCAGTTATTCCCATACTTATCGGCATTATCGCCGGCTACGGCTTGGCGCTGGCCTTGGGCATGGTGGATCTGACACCTGTTGCCGCCACCCCCTGGTTGGCACTGCCGGACTTTTATACTCCCGAATTCAATCTGCAGGCCATTGTTCTCATTGTGCCGGCGGCGTTCGTGGTCATTGCCGAGCACATCGGCCACTTGGTGGTCACTGGCAATATTATCGGGCGTGACCTGGCTGTTTCGCCAGGCTTACACCGCTCTCTACTGGGGAACGGTTTATCGACCTTGTTGTCGGGTTTTTTCGGTTCGACTCCTAATACCACTTACGGCGAAAACATTGGCGTTATGGCGCTAACCAGGGTGTACAGCGTATGGGTAATCGGCTGTGCCGCCATACTGGCCATAATCTTGTCATTTGTCGGTAAACTGGCAGCAGCCATTCAGAGCATTCCCAGTCCGGTCATGGGGGGAGTATCGCTCTTACTATTTGGCGTGATTGCTGCGTCCGGTATCCGGATGTTACTGGAGGCCAAAGTTGACTATAGTGTGCCGCGAAACTTGATTTTGACCTCTGTTGTCCTTATTATCGGTGTTAGCGGGGCGCAATTGACATTTGGCTCGGTTACGCTAAAAGGTATGGCGCTGGCTACGATGATAGCCATGATCCTGGGATTGGCATTTAAGGTATTGGACAAACTGGGGCTTACCCGTGATGCTGGCGAACAGCAACCGGGAAAAGAGTAA
- the fliY gene encoding L-cystine-binding protein FliY, translating to MKKLVAAMLVLLLAGMLVAGCGGTDKKKIVVGLDDNFPPMGFRDDKNNIVGFDVDLAKEAAKRLGMEVEFKPIDWNSKEAELNSKRVDVLWNGLTITEKRKENISFTKPYMENRQIIVVAANSPVKTKADLAGKVVGVQEGSSSVEAVEKDAAVLKSFKELKKFGDNVAALMDLKAGRLDAVVVDEIVGRYYIAKKPGEYTILADNFGSEEYGVGLRQDDKELLSKLQKVMDEMKKDGTSAKISRQWFGEDIVK from the coding sequence ATGAAAAAATTAGTAGCAGCCATGTTAGTGTTGCTGCTGGCCGGTATGCTGGTCGCCGGCTGCGGCGGGACTGACAAGAAAAAGATTGTAGTCGGTCTGGATGATAATTTTCCCCCGATGGGTTTTCGCGATGATAAAAATAATATTGTAGGCTTTGATGTAGATTTAGCTAAAGAAGCTGCGAAACGACTGGGTATGGAAGTTGAATTCAAACCCATTGACTGGAACAGCAAGGAAGCTGAACTGAACAGCAAGCGGGTTGATGTATTGTGGAATGGTCTGACTATTACCGAAAAGCGCAAAGAGAATATTTCGTTTACCAAACCTTATATGGAAAACCGGCAAATCATCGTGGTCGCGGCTAACTCGCCTGTTAAAACCAAAGCTGACCTGGCCGGCAAGGTCGTAGGGGTGCAAGAAGGCAGCAGCAGTGTGGAAGCTGTGGAAAAGGACGCCGCAGTCCTGAAATCGTTTAAGGAACTTAAAAAGTTCGGCGACAATGTAGCGGCCCTTATGGACTTAAAGGCCGGACGCCTGGATGCTGTAGTTGTTGATGAAATTGTCGGACGCTATTACATAGCCAAAAAGCCGGGCGAATACACCATACTGGCTGACAACTTCGGTTCGGAGGAATATGGTGTAGGTCTGCGCCAAGATGATAAAGAACTTTTAAGCAAATTGCAGAAGGTCATGGACGAAATGAAGAAAGACGGCACTTCAGCCAAGATTTCCCGGCAATGGTTTGGTGAAGATATTGTAAAGTAA
- the btuD_6 gene encoding Vitamin B12 import ATP-binding protein BtuD, whose protein sequence is MNKQTLIELKNVQKKWNMGGGDSIPVLASINLTIYAGEFLAILGPSGSGKSTLLRIIAGLTPATTGKITYLGQEYHGVNPGAAMVFQSFALFPWLTVLENVMLGLEAKPMSDKAKHEKALHVIDMIGLDGFESAYPKELSGGMQQRVGLGRALVSDPDVLLMDEPFSALDVLTAENLRRDILELWRDKKIPTKTIIMVTHGIEEAVYMADRILVVSGSPARINTDMAVTLPHWRDKNAPAFISLVDKLYSLMMKREPGDLRKIPLPEGREIAVVPHVSAGALTGFLELLEDLNEKTDLYKLADRFMMDSEDFFPIVEGATLLKFAKVVDGDIELTPEGVRFAQASVLERKEFFRTQLIQNVTAINKILAILQSKSNKRMNIEFFEDILANSFPPAEVKSHLDILIDWGRYAELFAYDEQSRQLFLE, encoded by the coding sequence ATGAATAAACAAACTTTGATTGAACTGAAAAACGTCCAGAAAAAATGGAATATGGGCGGCGGCGACTCTATTCCCGTCCTCGCCAGCATCAACCTGACCATCTACGCCGGGGAATTTCTCGCCATTCTTGGCCCATCCGGGTCAGGAAAATCCACCCTGCTCCGCATTATCGCCGGCTTGACGCCGGCTACTACCGGCAAGATTACCTATCTCGGCCAGGAATACCACGGTGTCAACCCCGGCGCTGCCATGGTGTTTCAGTCCTTCGCCCTCTTTCCTTGGTTGACAGTATTAGAAAACGTCATGCTGGGCCTGGAAGCCAAACCGATGTCTGATAAAGCAAAGCACGAAAAAGCGCTGCATGTCATCGACATGATCGGTCTCGACGGTTTTGAAAGCGCTTACCCGAAAGAACTGTCCGGCGGCATGCAGCAGCGCGTCGGCTTGGGACGCGCCTTAGTAAGCGATCCGGACGTGCTCTTAATGGATGAACCGTTTTCCGCCCTGGACGTACTGACAGCCGAGAACCTGCGGCGCGACATCCTGGAACTCTGGCGGGACAAAAAAATTCCCACCAAAACCATTATCATGGTGACCCATGGTATTGAAGAGGCTGTCTATATGGCCGACCGCATCCTGGTAGTGTCCGGCAGCCCCGCCCGCATCAACACCGACATGGCTGTTACCTTGCCCCACTGGCGGGATAAAAACGCCCCGGCATTTATCAGCCTTGTCGATAAATTGTATTCCCTGATGATGAAACGGGAACCGGGTGACTTGCGCAAAATCCCCTTGCCGGAAGGCCGGGAAATTGCGGTCGTCCCTCACGTGTCCGCCGGGGCACTGACGGGGTTCCTGGAACTGTTGGAGGACTTAAACGAAAAAACCGATTTATATAAATTGGCTGACCGTTTCATGATGGATAGCGAAGATTTCTTCCCCATCGTCGAAGGCGCTACCCTCCTCAAATTTGCTAAAGTCGTGGACGGCGACATCGAGCTTACACCGGAAGGTGTGCGGTTCGCCCAGGCTTCGGTCTTAGAGCGCAAGGAATTCTTTCGAACTCAACTCATCCAAAACGTGACCGCCATTAACAAAATCCTGGCCATTTTGCAATCCAAATCGAACAAACGTATGAACATCGAATTTTTCGAGGACATCCTGGCCAACTCTTTCCCGCCGGCAGAAGTGAAAAGTCATTTGGATATCCTGATTGACTGGGGACGCTACGCTGAGCTTTTTGCTTATGACGAACAAAGCCGGCAACTGTTTTTGGAGTAG